One stretch of Streptomyces sp. MMBL 11-1 DNA includes these proteins:
- a CDS encoding MerR family transcriptional regulator, whose translation MGPVTDAAMGPAGHRTGGPPPVDAGLTTGAVARLLGVAPTTLRSWDRRYGIGPAAREDGRHRRWTGADIAVLRNMCRLTSAGLPPAEAARAVLAGPPRAPAAPRPGRTTRVTGAVARGSARRECRGLARAALRLDAPAMEELLADVLDRYGMPAAWDEVMVPALHAVGRKWETAGERYIEVEHLLSWCVSGALRGVPAARPPAPGAGLSLLACAPGETHTLALEALAATLTQHALPVRMFGADLPVEALEEAVRRTGPDAVVLWAQSHGTASRSLACRVVAVEWGVRGARRRPVVFTAGPGWAGRQPPGTRHPSGLADAVDALRAVL comes from the coding sequence ATGGGCCCTGTGACCGACGCGGCGATGGGCCCGGCGGGCCACCGCACCGGTGGACCGCCGCCGGTCGACGCAGGGCTGACCACCGGCGCGGTGGCCCGCCTTCTGGGTGTCGCGCCGACGACGCTGCGCTCGTGGGACCGCCGCTACGGCATCGGGCCGGCCGCTCGGGAGGACGGCCGGCACCGCCGCTGGACCGGGGCGGACATCGCCGTTCTGCGGAACATGTGCCGCCTGACGAGCGCGGGCCTGCCGCCGGCCGAGGCCGCTCGTGCCGTCCTGGCGGGACCGCCCCGCGCCCCGGCCGCGCCACGGCCCGGGCGTACCACCCGGGTCACCGGGGCGGTCGCGCGCGGCAGTGCCCGCCGGGAGTGCCGCGGCCTCGCCCGGGCGGCGCTCCGGCTGGACGCACCGGCCATGGAGGAACTGCTCGCGGACGTACTCGACCGCTACGGGATGCCGGCCGCCTGGGACGAGGTGATGGTGCCGGCGCTGCACGCGGTGGGCCGCAAGTGGGAGACGGCGGGGGAGCGGTACATCGAGGTCGAGCACCTGCTGTCCTGGTGCGTCTCCGGCGCGCTGCGCGGTGTCCCGGCCGCGCGGCCCCCCGCCCCCGGCGCGGGCCTCTCCCTGCTGGCCTGCGCGCCCGGTGAGACCCACACGCTGGCCCTGGAGGCACTCGCCGCGACCCTCACCCAACACGCCCTGCCCGTACGGATGTTCGGCGCCGACCTGCCCGTCGAGGCGCTGGAGGAGGCGGTCCGGCGCACCGGACCCGACGCGGTGGTGCTCTGGGCGCAGTCGCACGGCACGGCGAGCCGTTCGCTCGCGTGCCGGGTGGTGGCGGTCGAGTGGGGTGTACGAGGCGCGCGCAGGCGGCCGGTGGTCTTCACCGCCGGGCCGGGCTGGGCCGGGCGGCAGCCCCCCGGAACCCGGCACCCGTCCGGGCTCGCCGACGCGGTGGACGCGCTGAGGGCTGTCCTGTGA
- a CDS encoding cysteine desulfurase-like protein, whose translation MPYDVRAVRAQFPALRSGTAHFDGPGGTQTPATVIAAIGEVMSGPLSIRGDGLPGEVNAEETVRGFRRAMADLLGADPGGIVYGRSATQLTYDFSRTLSRAWSPGDEVVVSRLDHDANIRPWVHAAERAGAVVRWADFDPSTGELPAEAVGAQITGRTRLVAVTGASNLIGTRPDIPAIAELAHRAGALLYVDGVHLTAHHPVDVERLGADFFVCSPYKFFGPHHGVLAARPELLGTLRPDKLAPSTDAVPERFELGTLPYESMAGTSAAVDFLAGLGSGADAAGGRRMRLRSAYAAIEAHETELRESVEKAVGELGGVTVHSRAAERTPTLLLTFDGRDAADAYRSLARSGVHAPAGSFYALEASRHLGLGDSGGLRVGLSAYNDTNDVDRLLTGLSDWLR comes from the coding sequence TTGCCGTACGACGTCCGCGCGGTGCGCGCGCAGTTCCCCGCCCTGCGGTCCGGTACCGCGCACTTCGACGGGCCCGGCGGCACCCAGACTCCGGCCACCGTCATCGCCGCGATCGGCGAGGTGATGAGCGGACCCCTGTCGATCCGGGGCGACGGCCTCCCCGGGGAGGTGAACGCGGAGGAGACCGTCCGCGGGTTCCGGCGGGCGATGGCGGACCTGCTGGGCGCGGACCCGGGCGGGATCGTGTACGGCCGCAGCGCCACCCAGCTCACGTACGACTTCTCGCGCACCCTCTCCAGGGCCTGGAGCCCGGGGGACGAGGTGGTGGTCAGCCGGCTGGACCACGATGCCAACATCCGGCCGTGGGTGCACGCCGCCGAGCGGGCGGGGGCGGTGGTGCGGTGGGCCGACTTCGATCCGTCGACCGGCGAGCTGCCGGCCGAGGCCGTCGGCGCGCAGATCACCGGACGGACCCGGCTGGTCGCGGTGACCGGCGCCTCCAACCTCATCGGCACCCGGCCCGACATCCCGGCCATCGCCGAACTCGCCCACCGGGCCGGCGCGCTGCTGTACGTGGACGGGGTCCATCTGACGGCCCACCACCCGGTGGACGTGGAGCGGCTCGGGGCGGACTTCTTCGTCTGCTCCCCGTACAAGTTCTTCGGGCCCCACCACGGGGTGCTCGCCGCCAGGCCCGAACTGCTCGGCACCCTCCGCCCGGACAAGCTGGCGCCCTCCACCGACGCCGTGCCGGAGCGCTTCGAGCTCGGCACCCTCCCCTACGAGTCGATGGCGGGGACCAGCGCGGCGGTGGACTTCCTCGCGGGCCTGGGCTCCGGCGCCGACGCGGCGGGCGGACGCCGGATGCGGCTGCGGTCGGCGTACGCGGCGATCGAGGCCCACGAGACGGAGCTGCGCGAGAGCGTCGAGAAGGCGGTCGGCGAACTGGGCGGGGTGACGGTCCACTCCCGTGCCGCCGAACGCACCCCCACCCTGCTGCTCACCTTCGACGGCCGGGACGCGGCGGACGCCTACCGCTCCCTCGCCCGCTCCGGGGTACACGCGCCCGCCGGCTCGTTCTACGCCCTGGAGGCCTCCCGCCACCTGGGGCTCGGCGACAGCGGCGGCCTGCGCGTCGGGCTCAGCGCGTACAACGACACCAACGACGTGGATCGCCTTCTGACGGGGCTGTCGGACTGGCTACGGTGA